In Halomarina salina, one DNA window encodes the following:
- a CDS encoding ribonuclease H-like domain-containing protein has product MPRPATVLALPSALAGRLSPAELADLHAYADPDAVLVPDPVYAPGRFRPPGSDVPILTPEGEVHVLGDVTLAVCETLDHVRAVTSGAAFGEADDSGHTAFLASTLLSVETDPMALDTRLDGAAAYREALGDDDGEQRSPTVHLAGYVPADYRREWDGLDVQGVAPVETQGAPAVPVLALHPDGTVAVDEVRTDRLALRALSGVGDSRAAALSQAGYDRETLAETPPHELADLDGFGRSSAETAVRSARALERGELLRTGDAPLPADPVFLDIETDGLRPSVVWQVGVQYRDDYRSFLARDPDDAPAMLGGFLDWLSGVDGTLVAWNGWGFDFPVLDEHVEAHHPERRDVWRRASKCDLLQWARDEGNAVLPGRTNKLEAVAGALGYEGHGTGLTGAETARRYRAWMDGGPEPDWERHRNYCEDDVRMLAHVYDAIAATDRVESTVADRAATNQEGDTRQGSLSEF; this is encoded by the coding sequence ATGCCTCGCCCGGCGACCGTCCTCGCACTGCCGTCCGCGCTCGCGGGCCGCCTCTCGCCCGCGGAACTGGCGGACCTCCACGCGTACGCGGACCCCGACGCGGTGCTCGTCCCCGACCCCGTCTACGCGCCGGGTCGGTTCCGGCCGCCGGGCAGCGACGTCCCCATCCTCACGCCCGAGGGCGAGGTCCACGTCCTCGGCGACGTGACGCTGGCCGTCTGCGAGACGCTGGACCACGTTCGAGCCGTGACGTCGGGCGCCGCGTTCGGAGAAGCCGACGACAGCGGCCACACCGCGTTCCTCGCCTCGACCCTCCTCTCCGTCGAGACGGACCCGATGGCGCTCGACACCCGCCTCGACGGCGCGGCCGCCTACCGGGAGGCGCTGGGTGACGACGATGGCGAGCAGCGATCACCGACCGTCCACCTCGCCGGGTACGTCCCCGCCGACTACCGCCGCGAGTGGGACGGCCTCGACGTGCAGGGCGTCGCGCCCGTCGAGACGCAGGGCGCACCGGCCGTCCCGGTCCTCGCACTCCACCCCGACGGGACCGTCGCCGTCGACGAGGTGCGCACCGACCGCCTGGCCCTGCGCGCGCTCTCCGGCGTCGGCGACAGTCGCGCCGCCGCCCTCTCGCAAGCGGGCTACGACCGCGAGACGCTGGCCGAGACGCCGCCCCACGAACTCGCCGACCTCGACGGGTTCGGGCGTTCGAGCGCCGAGACCGCCGTCCGGTCCGCACGGGCGCTCGAACGCGGCGAACTGCTGCGGACGGGCGACGCGCCGCTCCCTGCAGACCCCGTCTTCCTCGACATCGAGACGGACGGCCTGCGCCCGAGCGTCGTCTGGCAGGTCGGCGTCCAGTACCGCGACGACTACCGGTCGTTCCTCGCGCGGGACCCCGACGACGCACCCGCGATGCTCGGCGGATTCCTCGACTGGCTCTCGGGAGTCGACGGGACGCTCGTCGCGTGGAACGGGTGGGGGTTCGACTTCCCCGTGCTGGACGAACACGTCGAGGCCCACCACCCCGAACGCCGCGACGTCTGGCGTCGCGCGTCGAAGTGCGACCTGCTCCAGTGGGCGCGCGACGAGGGGAACGCGGTGTTGCCGGGGCGGACGAACAAGCTCGAAGCCGTCGCGGGAGCGCTCGGTTACGAGGGTCACGGGACGGGTCTGACCGGCGCGGAGACGGCCCGGCGCTACCGCGCGTGGATGGACGGCGGTCCCGAACCCGACTGGGAGCGTCACCGCAACTACTGCGAGGACGACGTGCGGATGCTGGCGCACGTCTACGACGCTATCGCCGCGACCGACCGGGTGGAGTCGACCGTCGCCGACCGAGCGGCGACGAACCAGGAGGGCGACACCCGACAGGGGTCGCTCTCGGAGTTCTGA
- a CDS encoding DUF7537 family lipoprotein, with product MELARGATVLLCLLTVLAGCSSVPGLGGGGDDTYGEGESLNTSALAADHASNLREAGSFTVVLTQNSSTGEGATTDQRQRVAVDLDANRTLLTGSADQRSGNRSVSNEQTVYGTDEATFVRIGQGEDARYQYIDASGGGPMTPSLGGEQFVPLNATSSLATATDWTRNGTTTQDGETLTRFVATGNETLADSVFASSGVTVTRYDATLLVTNDGTVRQSSFTLGVESGGQSATQRVDVRITDVGNTTVEEPDWLDEAREQSGGLGNGTTDGAESGAAGVSANGTATANASA from the coding sequence ATGGAACTCGCACGCGGCGCGACGGTACTGCTCTGTCTACTGACGGTCCTCGCCGGCTGTTCGAGCGTGCCCGGCCTCGGCGGCGGCGGGGACGACACCTACGGCGAGGGGGAGTCGCTGAACACCAGCGCACTCGCCGCCGACCACGCGTCGAACCTCCGCGAGGCGGGGTCGTTCACGGTCGTGCTCACGCAGAACTCGTCGACGGGCGAGGGAGCGACGACCGACCAGCGCCAGCGCGTCGCAGTCGACCTCGACGCGAACCGGACGCTCCTGACCGGCTCGGCCGACCAGCGGAGCGGGAACCGGTCCGTGTCGAACGAGCAGACGGTGTACGGCACCGACGAGGCGACGTTCGTCCGCATCGGACAGGGCGAGGACGCGCGGTACCAGTACATCGACGCCAGCGGTGGTGGGCCGATGACCCCCTCGCTCGGCGGCGAGCAGTTCGTCCCGCTGAACGCGACGTCGTCGCTCGCGACCGCGACGGACTGGACCCGGAACGGGACGACGACGCAGGACGGCGAGACGCTGACGCGGTTCGTCGCCACGGGGAACGAGACGCTGGCCGACTCGGTGTTCGCCAGCAGCGGGGTGACCGTCACCCGGTACGACGCCACCTTGCTGGTGACGAACGACGGGACCGTCCGGCAGTCGTCGTTCACACTCGGCGTCGAATCCGGGGGACAGTCCGCCACTCAGCGGGTCGACGTCCGCATCACCGACGTGGGGAACACGACAGTGGAAGAACCCGACTGGCTCGACGAGGCCCGTGAGCAGTCGGGCGGTCTCGGGAACGGAACCACCGACGGAGCCGAGAGCGGCGCGGCCGGCGTCTCCGCGAACGGCACCGCCACCGCGAACGCGTCGGCCTGA
- a CDS encoding succinic semialdehyde dehydrogenase — translation MAGLDSATRFDDERLERLATLVTRADGDRESVTVEAPFTGDPVGSVPMCTADDTDLAIRHARTAQHEWADRPLADRVAVVERFAELVWDEREDLLDLLQLEGGKARRTGLEELLDVASACEYYAGADRALAPDRREGALGPLTPTRVNYHPRGVVGIISPWNYPLTLSVSDAIPALIAGNSVVLKPDEHTPFVALRAVELLREAGLPSDVCQVVTGGAEAGESLVAGSDYVGFTGGVETGRAVAEQAGRNLVPCSLELGGKNPMLVLDDADVGTAVRGAVAGCFSNAGQLCVAPERVYVHESLYDEFVERLVVATERLTLGTDASLDVDVGSLASEEQLDSVRAHVEDAREKGATIQTGGQHRPDVAPYAFEPTVLTDVTPDMDLFREETFGPVVAVYPVGSDREAIERANDTEFGLNACVFTEDHDRGRDVAERVEAGTVSVNDPYISTLGAADAPMGGRKHSGVGSRHGPEGIRKYTERQTVAVSRIGPIAPPSWLPGEWYASALSAVVKLRRLL, via the coding sequence ATGGCAGGACTCGACAGCGCGACTCGGTTCGACGACGAGCGACTGGAGCGACTCGCGACGCTCGTCACCCGCGCGGACGGCGACCGGGAGTCGGTCACGGTCGAAGCACCGTTCACCGGCGACCCCGTCGGGAGCGTCCCGATGTGTACGGCCGACGACACCGACCTCGCGATTCGACACGCTCGCACCGCACAGCACGAGTGGGCCGACAGACCGCTGGCCGACCGCGTCGCCGTCGTCGAGCGGTTCGCGGAACTCGTCTGGGACGAGCGCGAGGACCTCCTCGACCTGCTCCAGCTGGAGGGCGGGAAGGCCCGCCGGACCGGACTGGAGGAACTGCTCGACGTCGCCTCGGCCTGCGAGTACTACGCGGGAGCGGACCGCGCGCTCGCCCCCGACCGGCGCGAGGGCGCGCTCGGACCGCTTACGCCGACGCGCGTGAACTACCACCCGCGCGGCGTCGTGGGCATCATCTCGCCGTGGAACTACCCGCTCACGCTCTCCGTCTCGGACGCGATACCCGCACTGATCGCGGGCAACAGCGTCGTCCTGAAACCGGACGAGCACACGCCGTTCGTCGCGCTCCGGGCGGTCGAACTGCTCCGCGAGGCCGGCCTGCCGTCGGACGTCTGCCAGGTCGTCACCGGGGGAGCCGAGGCGGGCGAGTCGCTCGTCGCGGGGAGCGACTACGTCGGGTTCACGGGCGGCGTCGAGACGGGCCGCGCCGTCGCCGAGCAGGCCGGGCGCAACCTCGTCCCGTGCTCGCTCGAACTGGGCGGGAAGAACCCGATGCTCGTCCTCGACGACGCCGACGTCGGCACCGCCGTCCGGGGTGCCGTCGCTGGCTGTTTCTCGAACGCCGGACAGCTCTGTGTGGCTCCCGAGCGCGTCTACGTCCACGAGTCCCTGTACGACGAGTTCGTCGAGCGACTCGTCGTCGCCACCGAGCGACTCACGCTCGGGACGGACGCGAGCCTCGACGTGGACGTCGGGTCGCTGGCCTCCGAGGAGCAACTCGACAGCGTGCGGGCACACGTCGAGGACGCCCGCGAGAAGGGCGCGACGATCCAGACCGGGGGCCAGCACCGCCCCGACGTCGCCCCCTACGCGTTCGAACCGACCGTTCTCACCGACGTGACGCCCGACATGGACCTGTTCCGCGAGGAGACGTTCGGTCCCGTCGTCGCCGTCTACCCGGTCGGCTCGGACCGCGAGGCCATCGAACGCGCCAACGACACCGAGTTCGGCCTCAACGCCTGCGTCTTCACCGAGGACCACGACCGGGGCCGGGACGTCGCCGAACGCGTCGAGGCGGGGACCGTCAGCGTCAACGACCCCTACATCTCGACGCTCGGGGCCGCCGACGCGCCGATGGGCGGTCGGAAGCACTCCGGCGTCGGCAGCCGACACGGCCCCGAGGGTATCCGCAAGTACACCGAACGCCAGACCGTCGCCGTCTCGCGCATCGGTCCCATCGCACCGCCGTCGTGGCTCCCCGGCGAGTGGTACGCCAGCGCGCTCTCGGCCGTGGTGAAGCTCCGTCGCCTCCTCTGA
- a CDS encoding cyclase family protein: MTLYDLSHTIEPGMPTYPGDPVIEMYPNATHAEEGFRLTAFGLSTHTGTHVDAPVHVEPDGKPLSAFPIDRFHYDARLVHCDVGSEEVITPDHLPEDEDDVDLYVFETGWSDHWGDIVYFEHPYLGPECAKVCAEREVDVAVDCPSVDPVGGDLLAHHELFREERLVIENVVNLTDLPDRFTVHAYPLPLDDADGAPARVVAEVN; the protein is encoded by the coding sequence ATGACGCTCTACGACCTCTCACACACCATCGAGCCGGGGATGCCGACGTACCCCGGCGACCCGGTCATCGAGATGTACCCGAACGCGACCCACGCGGAGGAAGGGTTCCGCCTCACCGCCTTCGGTCTCAGCACGCACACCGGGACGCACGTCGACGCGCCGGTCCACGTCGAACCAGACGGAAAACCGCTCTCGGCGTTCCCCATCGACCGGTTCCACTACGACGCGCGACTGGTCCACTGCGACGTCGGGAGCGAGGAGGTCATCACGCCCGACCACCTCCCCGAGGACGAGGACGACGTGGACCTCTACGTGTTCGAGACGGGGTGGAGCGACCACTGGGGCGACATCGTCTACTTCGAGCACCCGTACCTCGGCCCCGAGTGTGCGAAGGTCTGTGCCGAACGAGAGGTGGACGTCGCGGTCGACTGCCCGAGCGTCGACCCGGTCGGTGGCGACCTGCTGGCACACCACGAACTGTTCCGCGAGGAGCGACTCGTCATCGAGAACGTCGTCAATCTCACCGACCTGCCCGACCGGTTCACGGTCCACGCCTACCCGCTCCCGCTCGACGACGCCGACGGTGCACCGGCGCGCGTCGTCGCGGAAGTGAACTGA
- a CDS encoding ester cyclase produces the protein MTGIQNFTSKELVRYEITELFERGNVGVVDDLYAEDVVVGIRRTGSDEPVASREDIEDIYREWNTAFPDLNVDINSEVVEDDTVTAHVTLYGTHDGTFRGIEPTGNRISVDGFHQRRVRDGEIVEAVSMVEMGELLRQLDVELPLDA, from the coding sequence ATGACAGGTATCCAGAACTTCACCAGCAAGGAACTCGTCCGCTACGAGATCACCGAACTGTTCGAGCGCGGCAACGTCGGCGTGGTCGACGACCTCTACGCGGAGGACGTGGTCGTCGGCATCCGACGGACGGGGTCGGACGAACCGGTCGCCAGCCGCGAGGACATCGAGGACATCTACCGCGAGTGGAACACGGCGTTCCCCGACCTGAACGTCGACATCAACAGCGAGGTCGTCGAGGACGACACCGTGACCGCCCACGTGACGCTGTACGGTACGCACGATGGGACGTTCCGGGGCATCGAACCGACCGGGAACCGCATCAGCGTCGACGGGTTCCACCAGCGCCGGGTCCGCGACGGGGAGATCGTGGAGGCCGTCTCGATGGTCGAGATGGGCGAACTCCTGCGACAACTCGACGTGGAACTGCCGCTCGACGCCTGA
- a CDS encoding bacterio-opsin activator domain-containing protein, with protein MTFTHLVAPARDPTHRTGSAGGDDGPSLTDEETKLVCEFTVDAEDFVLAETVERVPEKTLEFEQFVPTGEHLLPYLWATDHDMSEFEAAAADDPSVASLRRVGMFDDGALYRVQWSDEADQLLTWIRERDVVVLQAETSGRDWLLKIRVDCRDDLSDLQTFCRDRDIAFTVERLYELTQPKMGQFNVSEKQRECLLAAKEMGFFEIPRASTLEDVADRLGISTRAASERLRRGQTNLLNNTLTIGEPTGIGVGENT; from the coding sequence ATGACATTCACACACCTCGTCGCGCCAGCCCGCGACCCGACGCACCGAACCGGTTCGGCCGGTGGAGACGACGGCCCCAGTCTCACCGACGAGGAGACGAAACTCGTCTGTGAGTTCACCGTCGATGCCGAGGACTTCGTCCTCGCCGAGACGGTCGAACGCGTCCCCGAGAAGACGCTGGAGTTCGAACAGTTCGTCCCGACCGGCGAGCACCTGCTGCCGTATCTGTGGGCGACCGACCACGACATGAGCGAGTTCGAAGCGGCCGCAGCGGATGACCCGAGCGTCGCGTCACTCCGGCGGGTCGGCATGTTCGACGACGGCGCACTCTACCGCGTCCAGTGGTCAGACGAGGCCGACCAGCTTCTCACGTGGATTCGAGAGCGCGACGTGGTCGTCCTCCAAGCTGAGACGTCCGGGAGAGACTGGTTGCTCAAGATTCGCGTCGATTGCCGAGACGACCTCAGTGACCTCCAGACATTCTGTCGGGACCGTGATATCGCATTCACCGTCGAGCGACTCTACGAACTAACCCAGCCGAAGATGGGCCAGTTCAACGTCTCGGAGAAACAACGTGAGTGCCTGCTCGCAGCCAAGGAGATGGGCTTTTTCGAGATACCCCGCGCGTCGACGCTCGAAGACGTCGCCGACCGACTCGGTATCTCCACGCGGGCGGCCTCCGAACGCCTCCGGCGTGGGCAGACGAACCTTCTCAACAACACCCTGACTATCGGTGAACCCACTGGTATCGGCGTTGGCGAAAATACATGA
- a CDS encoding helix-turn-helix domain-containing protein, whose amino-acid sequence MALREPMEHGEPEETHQSESEDVIVQVRIPCEDFALAETLSQFPEVTVSSGAVAGGGGGVLPLLWIDAPDHDRLETALREDSTTTGVARLTTHGEEHLYRLSWTPTVALVVEMLTLKQATILDVSATHEGWRMRVLYRSQRPLRDAMDCCEQHHVGVSVQSIHQSAGDSSGQFGLTTEQYQSLKLAFEAGYFSIPRETNLEDIAEMQDISHQALSERLRRGTETLMEQALFCDGKRAQNCL is encoded by the coding sequence ATGGCACTCAGGGAGCCGATGGAACACGGGGAGCCGGAGGAGACTCACCAGAGCGAGAGCGAGGACGTCATCGTACAGGTGCGTATCCCATGTGAGGACTTCGCGCTGGCGGAGACGCTCTCGCAGTTTCCCGAGGTGACTGTCAGTAGCGGGGCCGTCGCCGGAGGGGGCGGTGGGGTGTTGCCACTGCTCTGGATAGACGCCCCGGACCACGACCGGCTTGAGACAGCACTCCGGGAAGATTCGACGACGACGGGCGTGGCGCGCCTCACGACCCATGGCGAGGAGCACCTCTATCGCCTCTCGTGGACCCCTACTGTCGCGCTCGTCGTGGAGATGCTCACGTTGAAGCAAGCGACGATACTTGACGTCTCAGCGACCCACGAGGGGTGGCGAATGCGCGTGCTGTATCGGTCACAGCGGCCCCTCAGAGACGCGATGGACTGTTGTGAACAGCACCACGTGGGCGTCAGCGTTCAGTCGATTCATCAGTCAGCTGGCGACTCGTCCGGGCAGTTCGGCCTGACGACCGAACAGTACCAGTCGTTGAAGTTAGCGTTCGAAGCGGGTTACTTCAGCATTCCCCGGGAGACGAACCTGGAGGATATCGCAGAGATGCAGGACATCTCGCATCAGGCGTTGTCCGAGCGACTCCGCCGCGGCACGGAGACGCTCATGGAACAGGCGCTGTTCTGCGACGGGAAGCGTGCACAGAACTGTCTCTAA
- a CDS encoding ATP-dependent DNA helicase, producing the protein MTDAPRTVARDSLDARWSDWFPFDPYPQQADGVERALAAMRDGGFLALEGACGTGKTLIALAAGLQAVEEDVGERVFAVTPVKQQLKQFVAEVRAINAGRTDGEPPVDGLVVVGKRDLLPYARTDALPGTKSTHDAAGDLRETTVSLVHRESTHALDVAPGALDGRINVCAASDCDTLSYSEPRCPDHREERDEDAPWYDPVRAEALCSLVESMNGDRLETAGVSAPYPDEPPHTRDVLDIYDAEELPAGDAGYFDPFFSRFLADEGWPGVDFSAGEQNVLDPEALVAAAVQRGTCPHECLAALMPEADVLVGNYNHAFDPITRQLTAEKAGVLDGDTLLVVDEAHMLEERVRDLLSETCSLHALRTAHRDLALAREYLSGNGGEPGSDSGAHQRHARQTLAEFDSVDERDLAFAQSVLEWAAATVDDEVSEFLGSEFGDWSRQFAEGSLPEEDHELPLRDPESVETDRFTDRALSEFPDDVWTRVRDACYVAGQVHENDGQTDRTPTAPTVGRFVHQWGVLDHATYFREIELEYSEKAVTDTTLPEWAEAFNASLVLFNCIPRDPLARVLDDLAGGVLMSATLEPFDVFERVSGLELLSEGREEGDGGEDRPPRRVEDATYGLGFPPENRASWVLDLPAFTYRNRGPPVTDYEEMTRVRQSYASALVTAARSHGNVLVCMPSYREAEWAVDYLREGTEKPVLRDRSSESSETDAMLGRFFQDDDTDRVLVTSARGTVTEGVDYHGERLHCVVVVGVPYANTSTPRMGAVMNAYDREFEQGSGFDTAVQVPAVRKSRQAFGRVIRGPDEAGVRLLFDRRYLPNAPRSVNALLGEAEREEFSAVSPDMLELALEQFWTSR; encoded by the coding sequence GTGACCGACGCCCCCCGGACCGTCGCCCGCGACTCGCTCGACGCGCGGTGGAGCGACTGGTTCCCGTTCGACCCGTATCCCCAGCAGGCCGACGGCGTCGAGCGCGCGCTGGCCGCGATGCGCGACGGGGGCTTTCTCGCACTCGAGGGCGCCTGCGGGACCGGCAAGACGCTCATCGCCCTCGCCGCCGGGCTGCAGGCCGTCGAGGAGGACGTCGGCGAGCGAGTGTTCGCCGTCACGCCCGTCAAACAGCAACTGAAGCAGTTCGTCGCGGAGGTGCGCGCCATCAATGCTGGCCGAACGGACGGCGAACCGCCCGTCGACGGCCTCGTCGTGGTCGGGAAACGCGACCTGCTCCCGTACGCCCGGACGGACGCGCTCCCCGGCACGAAGAGCACGCACGACGCGGCCGGCGACCTCCGGGAGACCACGGTGAGCCTCGTCCACCGCGAGTCGACGCACGCGCTGGACGTCGCACCGGGAGCCCTCGACGGGCGCATCAACGTCTGTGCGGCCAGCGACTGCGACACGCTGTCGTACTCGGAGCCGCGCTGTCCCGACCACCGCGAGGAGCGCGACGAGGACGCGCCGTGGTACGACCCCGTCCGTGCGGAGGCGCTCTGCTCGCTCGTCGAGTCGATGAACGGCGACCGGCTGGAGACGGCGGGCGTCAGCGCCCCGTACCCCGACGAACCGCCCCACACTCGCGACGTACTGGACATCTACGACGCCGAGGAACTGCCGGCTGGCGACGCGGGGTACTTCGACCCGTTCTTCTCGCGGTTCCTCGCCGACGAGGGGTGGCCCGGCGTCGACTTCTCGGCGGGCGAACAGAACGTGCTCGACCCCGAGGCGCTCGTCGCCGCCGCCGTCCAGCGAGGCACCTGCCCCCACGAGTGTCTCGCCGCGCTGATGCCCGAGGCTGACGTCCTCGTCGGCAACTACAACCACGCGTTCGACCCCATCACGCGGCAACTCACCGCCGAGAAGGCGGGCGTCCTCGACGGCGACACGCTCCTCGTCGTCGACGAGGCGCACATGCTCGAAGAGCGGGTCCGGGACCTGCTGTCGGAGACCTGCTCGCTCCACGCGCTCCGGACCGCCCACCGCGACCTCGCGCTGGCCCGCGAGTACCTCTCGGGCAACGGCGGCGAGCCGGGTTCGGATTCGGGCGCACACCAGCGCCACGCCCGCCAGACGCTCGCCGAGTTCGACAGCGTCGACGAGCGCGACCTGGCGTTCGCCCAGTCCGTCCTGGAGTGGGCCGCCGCGACCGTCGACGACGAGGTGAGCGAGTTTCTGGGGAGCGAGTTCGGCGACTGGTCCCGCCAGTTCGCGGAGGGGTCGCTCCCGGAAGAGGACCACGAGCTACCGCTGCGCGACCCCGAGTCGGTCGAGACCGACCGGTTCACCGACCGCGCGCTCTCGGAGTTCCCCGACGACGTCTGGACGCGCGTCCGCGACGCCTGCTACGTCGCCGGGCAGGTCCACGAGAACGACGGACAGACCGACCGCACGCCCACAGCACCGACCGTCGGCCGGTTCGTCCACCAGTGGGGCGTCCTCGACCACGCGACCTACTTCCGCGAGATAGAACTGGAGTACTCCGAGAAGGCCGTCACGGACACGACGCTCCCGGAGTGGGCGGAGGCGTTCAACGCCTCGCTCGTCCTCTTCAACTGCATCCCGCGGGACCCACTCGCCCGCGTCCTCGACGACCTGGCGGGTGGCGTCCTGATGTCCGCCACGCTCGAACCGTTCGACGTGTTCGAGCGGGTCAGCGGCCTCGAACTGCTGAGCGAGGGCCGCGAGGAGGGCGATGGAGGGGAGGACCGTCCACCTCGACGTGTCGAGGACGCGACGTACGGCCTCGGCTTCCCGCCCGAGAACCGCGCGTCGTGGGTCCTCGACCTCCCGGCGTTCACCTACCGGAACCGCGGCCCGCCCGTCACCGACTACGAGGAGATGACCCGCGTTCGCCAGAGCTACGCGAGCGCGCTCGTCACCGCCGCGCGCTCACACGGGAACGTCCTCGTCTGTATGCCCTCCTACCGCGAGGCCGAGTGGGCCGTCGACTACCTCCGCGAAGGCACCGAGAAACCCGTCTTGCGCGACCGCTCCTCCGAATCGTCGGAGACCGACGCGATGCTCGGTCGGTTCTTTCAGGACGACGACACCGACCGCGTCCTCGTGACGAGCGCGCGGGGGACGGTCACCGAGGGCGTCGACTACCACGGGGAGCGCCTCCACTGCGTCGTCGTCGTGGGTGTCCCGTACGCGAACACGTCCACCCCGAGGATGGGCGCGGTGATGAACGCCTACGACCGCGAGTTCGAGCAGGGTAGCGGCTTCGACACCGCGGTGCAGGTGCCCGCCGTCCGGAAGTCCAGACAGGCGTTCGGTCGCGTGATTCGCGGCCCGGACGAGGCGGGCGTCCGCCTGCTGTTCGACCGGCGCTACCTCCCGAACGCTCCCCGGTCCGTGAACGCGTTGCTGGGTGAGGCGGAGCGCGAGGAGTTCAGCGCGGTGAGCCCCGATATGCTGGAGTTGGCGCTAGAGCAGTTCTGGACTAGCAGGTGA
- a CDS encoding acyl-CoA thioesterase: MSDFAFETSVQVRYRDLDTLEHVNNAVYASYLEQARSEYFDSIAGVGIGDGGMVIARLELDYRSPILLEDGEATVGTSVVDLGESSLTMDQRISVGDKVAAEATCVIVSVDEDGSARTLPDSWRDAIDSFEDGV, encoded by the coding sequence ATGAGCGACTTCGCGTTCGAAACCTCGGTCCAGGTGCGCTATCGGGACCTCGACACGCTCGAACACGTCAACAACGCCGTCTACGCGTCGTACCTCGAACAGGCGCGCTCGGAGTACTTCGACAGCATCGCGGGCGTCGGCATCGGTGACGGCGGGATGGTCATCGCCCGCCTCGAACTCGACTACCGCTCGCCCATCCTGCTGGAGGACGGCGAGGCCACCGTCGGGACGAGCGTCGTCGACCTCGGCGAGTCGAGTCTCACGATGGACCAGCGTATCTCGGTCGGCGACAAGGTCGCTGCCGAGGCGACGTGCGTCATCGTCTCGGTGGACGAGGACGGGTCGGCGCGGACGCTCCCGGACTCATGGCGCGACGCCATCGACTCGTTCGAAGACGGGGTGTAG
- a CDS encoding ABC transporter ATP-binding protein has translation MSSPFAIESTGLTKRYDDEVAVEGLDLAVRHGSVYGFLGPNGAGKTTTIRILTTLLRPTSGEASIDGVPITDRDAVRERIGYLPETPPLYPELTGREQLQYVAGLRDLPDEEATRRIDDLLHRFDLADDADKRVSTYSKGMKQKAGIIQAILHEPRVVFLDEPTSGLDPRAARTVREVISDLAAEDTTVFLSTHILPVVDELADTVGVLFNGDLVAEGPPQKLKQRAETGGERTLEDVFLEVTQESDLPTADATARTESR, from the coding sequence ATGTCCTCGCCGTTCGCCATCGAATCGACGGGTCTCACGAAGCGCTACGACGACGAGGTCGCCGTCGAGGGCCTCGACCTGGCCGTTCGCCACGGGTCGGTCTACGGCTTTCTCGGCCCGAACGGGGCCGGGAAGACGACGACCATCAGGATACTGACGACGCTCCTCAGGCCCACTTCGGGCGAGGCGTCCATCGACGGCGTCCCCATCACCGACCGCGACGCGGTCCGCGAGCGCATCGGCTACCTTCCGGAGACGCCACCACTGTACCCCGAACTCACCGGGCGCGAGCAGTTGCAGTACGTCGCCGGCCTGCGCGACCTGCCGGACGAGGAGGCGACGCGCCGTATCGACGACCTGCTCCACCGGTTCGATCTGGCCGACGACGCGGACAAGCGCGTCTCGACGTACTCCAAGGGGATGAAGCAGAAGGCGGGCATCATCCAGGCCATCCTCCACGAACCGCGGGTCGTCTTCCTCGACGAACCGACGTCGGGGCTGGACCCGCGGGCGGCACGCACCGTCCGGGAGGTCATCTCGGACCTCGCCGCGGAGGACACGACGGTGTTCCTCTCGACGCACATCCTCCCGGTCGTCGACGAACTCGCCGACACCGTCGGAGTGTTGTTCAACGGTGACCTCGTCGCCGAGGGGCCGCCCCAGAAGCTGAAACAGCGCGCGGAGACGGGCGGGGAACGGACGCTGGAGGACGTGTTCCTCGAGGTGACCCAGGAGTCCGACCTGCCGACGGCGGACGCGACGGCGCGCACGGAGTCCCGATGA
- a CDS encoding 5' nucleotidase, NT5C type gives MNLPDGARILVDVDGTLCDNLPRLVEYVDREHGAALDPAAVTEWQYHVPEVGMHVGELIDDAMADHPEWFLLGMDPLPGAADGLARLREAGYEVHIATHRPATTHDVTREWLEAHGIPFDGYEEAVPRNKAELEGHALVDDYHRNVGDALAAGKAGALFRQPYSDPTACDGALVVESWDGFVDSVV, from the coding sequence ATGAACCTCCCCGACGGAGCGCGCATCCTCGTCGACGTCGACGGGACGCTCTGTGACAACCTGCCGCGGCTCGTCGAGTACGTCGACCGGGAACACGGCGCGGCGCTCGACCCCGCAGCCGTCACCGAGTGGCAGTACCACGTTCCCGAGGTAGGCATGCACGTCGGCGAACTCATCGACGACGCGATGGCCGACCACCCCGAGTGGTTCCTGCTCGGGATGGACCCGCTCCCCGGCGCGGCCGACGGGCTGGCTCGACTCCGGGAGGCGGGCTACGAGGTCCACATCGCCACCCACCGCCCCGCGACGACGCACGACGTGACCCGCGAGTGGCTCGAGGCTCACGGTATCCCGTTCGACGGCTACGAAGAGGCGGTCCCGCGGAACAAGGCCGAACTGGAGGGCCACGCGCTCGTCGACGACTACCACCGGAACGTCGGCGACGCCCTCGCCGCCGGGAAGGCGGGCGCGCTGTTCCGCCAGCCGTACAGCGACCCGACGGCCTGCGACGGCGCGCTCGTCGTCGAGTCCTGGGACGGGTTCGTCGACAGCGTCGTCTGA